A DNA window from Hevea brasiliensis isolate MT/VB/25A 57/8 chromosome 2, ASM3005281v1, whole genome shotgun sequence contains the following coding sequences:
- the LOC131177907 gene encoding uncharacterized protein LOC131177907, protein MTQNGILHQSSYVDTPSQNGVVERKNRHLLVVARALFFQMKAPKHLWADVVSTACFLINRMLSSILDEDVSKLDPKSLKCVFLIYSRLQKGYRRFSLTLNHYIVSANVTFFESTPLFPQTFMYENQGEDDDLLVYTTSDSNPPSSSSEDLVITTNYDPILDLPIALRKGKKAIGCKWVFSVKTNPYGSITRLKAHLVAKGYVQTYQEEVYIERPPGFVAQGELGKVCRLRKSLYGLKQSPRAWFERFNEVVQDFGIQKSISSLKHFF, encoded by the exons ATGACTCAAAATGGTATTCTTCACCAGTCTTCCTATGTTGATACACCATCTCAAAATGGTGTTGTTGAAAGAAAAAATCGACATCTTCTTGTGGTAGCTAGGGCACTTTTTTTTCAAATGAAGGCACCTAAACATTTATGGGCTGATGTAGTTTCTACAGCGTGTTTTTTGATTAATCGCATGCTATCTTCTATCCTTGACGAGGAC GtttctaaattggatccaaagtctcttaaATGTGTTTTCCTTATATACTCGCGGCTCCAAAAAGGATACAGGCGTTTTTCTCTAACTCTTAATCATTACATTGTTTCTGCTAATGTTACATTTTTTGAGTCTACTCCATTATTTCCTCAAACATTTATGTATGAGAATCAGGGGGAGGATGATGACCTTTTAGTTtacact ACTTCAGACTCAAATCCACCATCTTCATCGTCAGAAGATCTAGTTATTACTACTAATTATGATCCTATTTTAGATCTTCCCATTGCTCTTCGCAAAG GTAAGAAGGCTATTGGATGCAAATGGGTTTTTTCAGTAAAGACAAATCCTTATGGTTCTATAACCAGATTGAAAGCACACCTTGTAGCCAAAGGATATGTTCAAACATATCAG GAGGAGGTATATATAGAGCGGCCAccagggtttgttgctcagggagaGTTAGGTAAAGTTTGCAGActtcgaaagtctctttatggcttgaaacaaagtcctcgaGCTTGGTTTGAAAGATTCAATGAAGTAGTACAAGATTTTGGTAtccaaaaga gtatttcatctcttaaacacTTCTTTTAG